A genome region from Nocardioides cynanchi includes the following:
- a CDS encoding GntP family permease yields MILPLATPPPPVISDAGDTQLVLAALAGIAAVVLLIVLAKLHPFLALMLGSGVLGAVAFAAPIDVVTAFTTGFGTTMGSVGILIALGAMIGKLLADSGGSNTIVDAVIGRVGPRRLPWAMALIAAILGLPLFFEIGVVLLVPVVILVARRVEVPVMRVGIPALAGLSVLHGLVPPHPGPLTAIANLQADLGRTLIFGLIVAVPTLIICGPLLARVIERWVPVMAPAGAGGTPDTTDEEGRAPVAEGVTRRPGFGAALVSIVLPVLLMLVRAIADLVIDNPDDSTQKVFDFIGNPTVALLVAVLVAMFALGRGSGMSMRQTQDSLGSGLPLVASILLIVAAGGGFKEVLVECGVAHVISDAAEGSGLSILVLGWLVAVGVRLATGSATVATITASGIVTGAAASSSTNEVALLVLAIGCGSLFFSHVNDAGFWLVKEYFGLTVGQTIKSWSVMETAISVVGLVFVLLLNLVV; encoded by the coding sequence ATCATCCTCCCCCTCGCCACCCCTCCGCCGCCCGTCATCAGCGACGCCGGAGACACCCAGCTGGTGCTGGCGGCCCTGGCCGGCATCGCGGCGGTCGTCCTGCTGATCGTGCTGGCCAAGCTGCACCCGTTCCTCGCCCTGATGCTCGGCTCCGGCGTGCTCGGAGCGGTGGCGTTCGCGGCGCCGATCGACGTCGTGACGGCGTTCACGACCGGGTTCGGCACGACCATGGGATCGGTCGGCATCCTGATCGCGCTCGGCGCGATGATCGGCAAGCTGCTCGCCGACTCCGGGGGGAGCAACACCATCGTCGACGCGGTGATCGGGCGCGTGGGCCCGCGCCGACTGCCGTGGGCGATGGCCCTGATCGCGGCGATCCTGGGGCTGCCGCTGTTCTTCGAGATCGGCGTCGTGCTGCTGGTCCCGGTGGTGATCCTGGTCGCCCGCCGCGTCGAGGTCCCCGTGATGCGGGTCGGGATCCCGGCGCTCGCCGGACTCTCCGTGCTGCACGGACTGGTGCCTCCGCACCCGGGACCGCTGACCGCGATCGCCAACCTCCAGGCCGACCTCGGCCGCACCCTGATCTTCGGCCTGATCGTGGCCGTCCCGACGCTGATCATCTGCGGCCCGCTCCTGGCCCGGGTGATCGAGCGCTGGGTGCCGGTGATGGCGCCTGCCGGGGCGGGCGGTACCCCGGACACCACCGACGAGGAGGGTCGGGCGCCGGTGGCGGAGGGCGTGACCCGCCGGCCGGGCTTCGGAGCCGCCCTGGTCAGCATCGTGCTGCCGGTCCTCCTGATGCTGGTCCGCGCCATCGCCGACCTGGTCATCGACAACCCGGACGACAGCACCCAGAAGGTCTTCGACTTCATCGGCAACCCGACCGTGGCACTCCTGGTCGCGGTGCTCGTGGCGATGTTCGCGCTCGGGCGCGGCTCGGGGATGAGCATGCGGCAGACCCAGGACTCCCTCGGCTCCGGACTGCCCTTGGTGGCGAGCATCCTGCTGATCGTGGCCGCCGGAGGCGGCTTCAAGGAGGTGCTGGTCGAGTGCGGAGTCGCCCACGTGATCAGCGACGCGGCGGAGGGGAGCGGCCTGTCGATCCTGGTGCTCGGCTGGCTGGTCGCGGTAGGCGTGCGTCTGGCCACCGGCTCGGCGACCGTGGCCACGATCACCGCCTCGGGCATCGTCACCGGCGCAGCCGCCTCGAGCTCGACGAACGAGGTGGCCCTGCTGGTGCTGGCGATCGGGTGCGGCTCGCTGTTCTTCAGCCACGTGAACGACGCGGGCTTCTGGTTGGTCAAGGAGTACTTCGGTCTCACGGTCGGGCAGACCATCAAGTCCTGGTCGGTGATGGAGACCGCGATCTCCGTGGTCGGCCTGGTCTTCGTGCTCCTGCTCAACCTGGTCGTCTAG
- a CDS encoding nucleotide disphospho-sugar-binding domain-containing protein, protein MTESLTVMFMPESAYGPTNQCIGLGKVLLDRGHRVVFAAEASWAGRLEPFGFVEALVDLAEPDPDAEEGAAGQFWIDFVNETAPEFARPTRDQLASFVQPTYDALVTGARYAEPRLREIIAEHRPDVIVEDNVVSFPALMTSDAAFVRIVSCNPLEVRGDDIPPVFSGYPMADRSQWVDFLAEFDRVHADTWTEWDAWCREQGAPPLPPRAFMHTSPTANIYVYPRELDYTDARPLDDTWHRIDSSVRETDEDYDLPPELADRPDGSGLVYLSLGSLGGADVELMQRLIDVLGTSRHRVVVSMGPRADELRLADNMSGAATVPQTKVIPQVDLVITHGGNNTTTEAMHFGKPMVVLPLFWDQYDNAQRVDELGYGVRLPTYAFSDDDLLGAVDRLLADTDLRTRLDAIGADIRARDGVRRGAEIIERVGLDHRGDR, encoded by the coding sequence GTGACTGAATCGCTGACCGTGATGTTCATGCCGGAGTCGGCCTACGGACCCACCAACCAGTGCATCGGTCTCGGGAAGGTGCTGCTCGACCGGGGACACCGCGTGGTGTTCGCCGCCGAGGCGTCGTGGGCCGGACGACTGGAGCCGTTCGGGTTCGTCGAGGCGCTGGTCGACCTCGCGGAGCCCGACCCGGACGCGGAGGAAGGGGCTGCCGGGCAGTTCTGGATCGACTTCGTCAACGAGACGGCGCCGGAGTTCGCCAGGCCGACCCGCGACCAGCTCGCCAGCTTCGTCCAGCCGACGTACGACGCGCTGGTCACGGGAGCGCGATACGCCGAGCCGCGGCTGCGCGAGATCATCGCCGAGCACCGCCCCGACGTGATCGTCGAGGACAACGTCGTGTCGTTCCCGGCCCTGATGACCTCCGACGCGGCGTTCGTGCGGATCGTCTCCTGCAACCCGCTCGAGGTCCGCGGCGACGACATCCCCCCGGTGTTCTCCGGCTACCCCATGGCCGACCGCTCGCAGTGGGTTGACTTCCTGGCGGAGTTCGACCGGGTGCACGCCGACACCTGGACGGAGTGGGACGCGTGGTGCCGGGAGCAGGGTGCCCCGCCGCTGCCGCCGCGCGCGTTCATGCACACCTCGCCGACCGCGAACATCTACGTCTATCCCCGCGAGCTCGACTACACCGACGCCCGGCCGCTCGACGACACCTGGCACCGGATCGACTCCAGTGTCCGCGAGACCGACGAGGACTACGACCTCCCGCCGGAGCTGGCGGACCGGCCCGACGGCAGCGGCCTGGTCTACCTCTCGCTGGGCTCGCTCGGCGGGGCCGACGTCGAGCTGATGCAGCGGCTGATCGACGTGCTCGGCACCTCGCGGCACCGGGTGGTCGTGAGCATGGGGCCGCGGGCCGACGAGCTCCGGCTGGCCGACAACATGAGCGGCGCGGCGACGGTGCCGCAGACCAAGGTGATCCCGCAGGTCGACCTGGTGATCACCCACGGCGGCAACAACACCACCACCGAGGCGATGCACTTCGGCAAGCCGATGGTCGTGCTGCCGCTCTTCTGGGACCAGTACGACAACGCCCAGCGCGTGGACGAGCTCGGGTACGGCGTACGCCTCCCGACGTACGCCTTCTCCGACGACGACCTCCTCGGCGCCGTCGACCGGCTGCTCGCCGACACCGACCTGCGAACCCGGCTGGACGCGATCGGCGCCGACATCCGGGCCCGCGACGGCGTGCGTCGTGGTGCCGAGATCATCGAACGGGTCGGTCTGGACCATCGTGGTGACCGCTGA
- a CDS encoding DUF4031 domain-containing protein, whose product MILIDPANAPGHGRLWSHLASDTSYDELHAFARRIGIPERGFDRDHYDVPSERYDVVVAAGAVPVSSRELIVRLRAAGLRRRKHSRRALEED is encoded by the coding sequence ATGATCCTGATCGACCCGGCCAACGCGCCCGGCCACGGCCGGCTGTGGTCCCACCTCGCCAGCGACACGTCGTACGACGAGCTGCACGCCTTCGCCCGCAGGATCGGCATCCCCGAGCGGGGTTTCGACCGCGACCACTACGACGTACCGTCCGAGAGGTACGACGTCGTCGTCGCCGCCGGCGCGGTGCCGGTCAGCTCGCGCGAGCTGATCGTCCGGCTCCGCGCGGCGGGTCTGCGGCGGCGCAAGCACTCACGACGGGCTCTCGAGGAGGACTGA
- a CDS encoding copper homeostasis protein CutC, whose translation MSASGVVLEVSVSEPRDVAGAAEGGADRLHVVVPGPTCGLSPEPALVSTIGRESELPVFVLLRLNDTWSTTGGEFARLIGLAEDYVASGATGVAFGFLDGDLEIDTETCSMLLGRLPNVPWTFTRAIDSSLDPRRSWRRLLDLPRLVAVRSAGSPQGMAVGYDDLLASVTPAIAPLLMPGGGLAAEHVPWLLKAGVRQLHLGAQVRPGGSAKAYVDATYVRSWRTLVDDQSLGR comes from the coding sequence ATGTCGGCGTCGGGTGTGGTGCTGGAGGTCAGCGTCTCCGAGCCACGCGACGTCGCCGGCGCCGCGGAGGGTGGTGCCGACCGGCTGCACGTCGTCGTCCCCGGGCCGACCTGCGGCCTCTCGCCCGAGCCGGCGCTGGTCAGCACGATCGGCCGCGAGAGCGAGCTGCCGGTCTTCGTGCTGCTCCGGCTCAACGACACCTGGTCGACCACCGGCGGCGAGTTCGCCCGCCTGATCGGCCTCGCGGAGGACTACGTCGCCAGTGGTGCGACCGGTGTCGCGTTCGGCTTCCTCGACGGCGACCTCGAGATCGACACCGAGACCTGCTCGATGCTGCTCGGCCGGCTGCCCAACGTGCCCTGGACCTTCACCCGCGCGATCGACTCCTCGCTCGACCCACGGCGTTCGTGGCGCCGGCTGCTCGACCTGCCGCGGCTCGTGGCCGTGCGCTCGGCCGGCTCCCCCCAGGGCATGGCGGTGGGGTACGACGACCTGCTGGCGTCGGTGACCCCGGCGATCGCGCCGCTGCTGATGCCCGGCGGCGGGCTGGCTGCCGAGCACGTGCCGTGGCTGCTCAAGGCCGGGGTGCGGCAGCTCCACCTCGGTGCCCAGGTCCGGCCCGGTGGGTCCGCCAAGGCCTACGTCGACGCCACCTACGTGCGGTCGTGGCGCACGCTGGTCGACGACCAGTCGCTGGGCCGATGA
- a CDS encoding DNA repair helicase XPB, protein MTDGPLIVQSDKTLLLEVDHERAQDCRKAIAPFAELERSPEHIHTYRLTPLGLWNARAAGHDAEQVVDTLLEFSRYAVPHALLVDVAETMARYGRLRLEKDPVNGLVLVSTDRPVLEEVLRAKKIAGMLGNRIDDDTVAVHPSERGNLKQALLKLGWPAEDFAGYVDGEAHAIELDESDWSMRPYQKEAVESFWHGGSGVVVLPCGAGKTMVGAAAMAEAKATTLILVTNTVSARQWKDELVRRTSLTADEIGEYSGSVKEIRPVTIATYQVMTTRRKGVYTHLELLDARDWGLIVYDEVHLLPAPIFRMTADLQARRRLGLTATLVREDGREGDVFSLIGPKRYDAPWKDIESQGWIAPADCVEVRVTLPSSERLVYATAEPEERYRLASCTHHKIDVVRRLVAQHPGQPTLVIGQYLEQLDELAAALDAPLITGATTVKERQRLFEAFRHGEEELLVVSKVANFSVDLPTAEVAIQVSGSFGSRQEEAQRLGRLLRPKTEGKTAHFYTIVSRDTVDAEFAANRQRFLAEQGYAYSIRDAED, encoded by the coding sequence GTGACCGACGGGCCCCTGATCGTGCAGAGCGACAAGACGCTGCTGCTCGAGGTCGACCACGAGCGCGCGCAGGACTGCCGCAAGGCGATCGCGCCGTTCGCCGAGCTGGAGCGCTCGCCCGAGCACATCCACACCTACCGGCTCACCCCCCTCGGCCTGTGGAACGCCCGGGCCGCCGGGCACGACGCGGAGCAGGTCGTCGACACGCTGCTGGAGTTCAGCCGGTACGCCGTACCCCACGCGCTGCTCGTCGACGTCGCTGAGACGATGGCCCGCTACGGCCGGCTGCGGCTGGAGAAGGATCCGGTCAACGGCCTGGTGCTGGTCTCCACCGACCGGCCGGTGCTGGAGGAGGTGCTGCGCGCCAAGAAGATCGCCGGGATGCTCGGCAACCGGATCGACGACGACACCGTCGCCGTCCACCCCTCCGAGCGCGGCAACCTCAAGCAGGCGCTGCTCAAGCTCGGCTGGCCGGCCGAGGACTTCGCGGGGTACGTCGACGGCGAGGCGCACGCGATCGAGCTCGACGAGTCCGACTGGTCGATGCGGCCCTACCAGAAGGAGGCCGTCGAGTCGTTCTGGCACGGCGGCTCCGGCGTGGTCGTGCTCCCGTGCGGCGCCGGCAAGACGATGGTCGGCGCGGCCGCGATGGCGGAGGCGAAGGCGACCACGCTGATCCTGGTCACCAACACCGTGAGCGCGCGGCAGTGGAAGGACGAGCTGGTCCGTCGTACTTCCCTGACCGCCGACGAGATCGGCGAGTACAGCGGCTCGGTCAAGGAGATCCGGCCGGTCACCATCGCGACGTACCAGGTGATGACCACCCGCCGGAAGGGCGTCTACACCCACCTCGAGCTGCTCGACGCCCGCGACTGGGGGCTGATCGTCTACGACGAGGTGCACCTGCTGCCCGCGCCGATCTTCCGGATGACCGCCGACCTCCAGGCCCGGCGACGGCTCGGGCTGACCGCGACGCTGGTGCGCGAGGACGGCCGCGAGGGCGACGTGTTCTCGCTGATCGGGCCCAAGCGGTACGACGCCCCGTGGAAGGACATCGAGTCCCAGGGCTGGATCGCGCCGGCCGACTGCGTCGAGGTGCGGGTGACGCTGCCGTCGTCCGAGCGGCTGGTCTACGCCACCGCCGAGCCCGAGGAGCGCTACCGGCTGGCGTCGTGCACCCACCACAAGATCGACGTCGTACGACGGCTGGTCGCGCAGCACCCAGGCCAGCCGACGCTGGTGATCGGGCAGTACCTCGAGCAGCTCGACGAGCTCGCCGCCGCCCTCGACGCGCCGCTGATCACCGGGGCCACGACGGTCAAGGAGCGGCAGCGGCTGTTCGAGGCGTTCCGGCACGGCGAGGAGGAGCTGCTGGTGGTCTCCAAGGTCGCCAACTTCTCCGTCGACCTGCCCACCGCCGAGGTGGCGATCCAGGTGTCGGGGTCGTTCGGCTCACGCCAGGAGGAGGCCCAGCGCCTCGGCCGGCTGCTGCGCCCGAAGACCGAGGGCAAGACCGCGCACTTCTACACGATCGTCAGCCGCGACACCGTCGACGCGGAGTTCGCCGCCAACCGGCAGCGGTTCCTCGCCGAGCAGGGCTACGCCTACTCGATCCGCGACGCCGAGGACTGA
- a CDS encoding VOC family protein has translation MRGRTNQAGADRWQRKDWWGVNVEAPDPRGLLAFWSEILGVPIHAVDETGGSLDFGEGVGSFTVQRADVYEPPVWPPEPGKQGMQMHLEVEVDDLAAAVEHAVELGATVADHQPQEDVRVMLDPAGHPFCLYT, from the coding sequence ATGCGCGGACGGACCAACCAGGCAGGCGCCGACCGGTGGCAGCGCAAGGACTGGTGGGGCGTCAACGTCGAGGCCCCCGACCCGCGGGGGCTGCTCGCCTTCTGGTCGGAGATCCTCGGCGTGCCGATCCATGCGGTCGACGAGACCGGCGGGTCGCTCGACTTCGGGGAGGGCGTCGGCTCGTTCACCGTCCAGCGCGCCGACGTCTACGAGCCCCCCGTGTGGCCGCCCGAGCCGGGGAAGCAGGGCATGCAGATGCACCTGGAGGTGGAGGTCGACGACCTGGCTGCCGCGGTCGAGCACGCCGTCGAGCTCGGTGCGACGGTGGCCGACCACCAACCCCAGGAGGACGTGCGAGTGATGCTCGACCCCGCCGGGCACCCGTTCTGCCTCTACACCTGA
- a CDS encoding oxygenase MpaB family protein has translation MGSIRERLNDAIFARVAGPEGTIHRDRIHGTPGPRWFEPGSPITRVHGEASMYVGGLRAVLLQTLQPQAMTAVAEHSGYRGDIWGRLARTSRFLAVTTFGMADDAQQAVDVVKAIHERVVGTMPDGTPYTATDPHLLEWVHIAEIHSFLLAHQRYGARPLDQAGRDEYVAQTAFVARKLGALDPPTTEAELEAAMARFRPELTVTDHAREAVSYLIWHPDLPLPARLPYGVLVAASIGLMPQWSRRPLGLPTIPLVHDRVAGPLGALATRTIRWAMTSDPSVVARLQAQREADAPGLGAAS, from the coding sequence ATGGGGAGCATCCGCGAGCGGCTGAACGACGCCATCTTCGCCCGGGTCGCCGGGCCGGAGGGCACCATCCACCGCGACCGGATCCACGGGACGCCGGGGCCGCGCTGGTTCGAGCCGGGCAGCCCGATCACCCGGGTGCACGGCGAGGCGTCGATGTACGTCGGCGGCCTGCGCGCGGTGCTGCTCCAGACCCTGCAGCCGCAGGCGATGACGGCGGTGGCCGAGCACTCCGGCTACCGCGGCGACATCTGGGGCCGCCTGGCCCGCACCAGCCGCTTCCTCGCGGTCACCACCTTCGGCATGGCCGACGACGCCCAGCAGGCCGTCGACGTGGTCAAGGCGATCCACGAGCGGGTGGTCGGCACGATGCCCGACGGCACGCCGTACACCGCCACCGACCCGCACCTCCTCGAGTGGGTGCACATCGCCGAGATCCACAGCTTCCTCCTGGCGCACCAACGGTACGGCGCGCGGCCGCTCGACCAGGCCGGCCGCGACGAGTACGTCGCGCAAACAGCCTTCGTCGCGCGCAAGCTCGGCGCCCTCGACCCGCCGACCACCGAGGCCGAGCTCGAGGCCGCGATGGCGCGCTTCCGCCCCGAGCTCACCGTCACCGACCACGCCCGGGAGGCGGTGTCCTACCTGATCTGGCACCCCGACCTGCCGCTCCCGGCGCGGCTGCCGTACGGCGTGCTGGTCGCGGCGTCGATCGGCCTGATGCCGCAGTGGTCCCGCAGGCCCCTGGGGCTGCCGACGATCCCGCTGGTCCACGACCGGGTCGCCGGACCGCTCGGCGCGCTGGCCACCCGCACCATCCGCTGGGCGATGACCAGCGACCCGTCGGTCGTGGCGCGGCTGCAGGCCCAGCGCGAGGCCGACGCACCCGGGCTCGGCGCCGCGAGCTGA
- a CDS encoding gluconokinase has product MADIREVRQVVVMGVSGVGKSTVAKGISLTLGWTYAEGDAFHSPANVAKMASGHPLTDDDRWPWLASIGDWMSGEIAAGHSSVITCSALRRAYRDVLREGRPEVVFCHLVAGEDLVADRISNRRSHFMPSSLLHSQYQTLEPLEPDEPGVVVPVDGTAAEVLTRTLDALGITPPPAEGARS; this is encoded by the coding sequence GTGGCCGACATCCGGGAGGTCCGCCAGGTGGTGGTGATGGGCGTGTCCGGCGTGGGCAAGTCCACGGTGGCCAAGGGGATCTCGCTCACCTTGGGCTGGACCTACGCCGAGGGAGACGCGTTCCACTCCCCGGCCAACGTCGCCAAGATGGCGTCGGGACACCCGCTCACCGACGACGACCGGTGGCCGTGGCTGGCCAGCATCGGCGACTGGATGTCCGGCGAGATCGCCGCAGGGCACTCGTCGGTGATCACCTGCTCGGCGCTGCGCCGCGCCTACCGCGACGTGCTCCGGGAGGGCCGCCCGGAGGTGGTGTTCTGCCATCTCGTCGCCGGCGAGGACCTGGTCGCCGACCGGATCTCGAACCGCCGAAGCCACTTCATGCCGAGCTCGCTGCTGCACAGCCAGTACCAGACCCTCGAGCCCCTCGAGCCCGACGAGCCGGGCGTCGTCGTGCCCGTCGACGGCACGGCCGCCGAGGTCCTGACCCGCACCTTGGACGCCCTGGGCATCACTCCGCCCCCTGCTGAAGGAGCCAGATCGTGA
- a CDS encoding phosphotransferase enzyme family protein, which produces MCPDAQSVADAFGLGRAESLSEPVARGELGQVRRLVTDTGVWAVKESLDPVGDAEVAEAEASGAFHRACWEAGVPTPQPRLSVAGGHSAEVGGELLRAYGWVDLDDPDPGLDPVEVGSLLAALHAVRRPGVGGVHAWFEAPVGEREWRAVLKASRGAGAPYADRLGEMLPHLLAVESLLTPMVPVQMLHLDLWADNLRRRSSDGTACVIDFDNAGPGDPAREVAMLVVEFGQGDPRRQRLLYDAYRDAGGPGRVTSPEDLALTVAQLHHIGHRHIRMWLAARDSESRARSLAGVEEFLGQPLLLPDVERLVATLA; this is translated from the coding sequence ATGTGTCCCGATGCGCAGTCCGTGGCCGACGCCTTCGGCCTGGGCCGTGCGGAGTCGCTGAGCGAACCGGTGGCGCGTGGTGAGCTCGGGCAGGTACGCCGCCTGGTCACCGACACCGGCGTCTGGGCGGTCAAGGAGTCGCTCGACCCGGTCGGTGACGCCGAAGTCGCCGAGGCCGAGGCGTCCGGCGCGTTCCATCGCGCGTGCTGGGAGGCCGGGGTCCCGACGCCCCAGCCGCGGCTCTCCGTCGCCGGTGGGCACTCCGCCGAGGTGGGCGGCGAGCTGCTCCGGGCCTACGGCTGGGTCGACCTCGACGATCCGGACCCCGGCCTGGACCCGGTCGAGGTCGGCTCCCTGCTGGCCGCGCTGCACGCCGTACGCCGGCCCGGGGTCGGGGGCGTGCACGCGTGGTTCGAGGCCCCGGTCGGGGAGCGCGAGTGGCGGGCGGTGCTCAAGGCCTCGCGCGGGGCGGGCGCGCCGTACGCCGACCGGCTCGGTGAGATGCTCCCGCACCTGCTGGCGGTCGAGTCGCTGCTGACCCCGATGGTTCCGGTGCAGATGCTGCACCTCGACCTGTGGGCGGACAACCTGCGGCGTCGTAGCTCCGACGGCACCGCGTGCGTGATCGACTTCGACAACGCCGGCCCCGGCGACCCCGCCCGCGAGGTGGCGATGCTGGTCGTCGAGTTCGGGCAGGGTGACCCGCGGCGACAACGGCTGCTGTACGACGCGTACCGCGACGCCGGCGGGCCCGGTCGCGTGACGTCGCCGGAGGACCTCGCCCTGACCGTCGCGCAGCTCCACCACATCGGGCACCGGCACATCCGGATGTGGCTCGCGGCCCGCGACAGCGAGAGCCGGGCCCGGTCGCTGGCCGGGGTGGAGGAGTTCCTGGGCCAGCCCCTGCTGCTGCCCGACGTCGAACGCCTGGTCGCCACGCTCGCCTGA
- a CDS encoding SIS domain-containing protein: MNPDLFLADLEEKPGRLTELAASLRAADPWGAVGPAERWVFLGMGSSHYANQVAAARLRSRGVAAVAELAASDLLPIVGPGTTVVAVSASGGSAETLDAVRRLRAAGDGARFVALTNRASTGSTTATPLAGLCDVEVGLAAGEERGGVACRSFQHTLALLLALEERLTGSRLRSTAEVVSATAEVVERAAEACAHLLDTRDEWLPSLSAAALGPQGTHVVAPARRLGSALQSALMLREGPRLPAVGCETADWSHVDVYLTKTTDYRLVLLAGSRWEPELLDWVGQRGSTLVAVGGEVPGAAVTVRYPHDDVDDVRLLAETLVLELVAAQAWRGQAQGDFGA; encoded by the coding sequence GTGAACCCCGATCTCTTCCTGGCCGACCTCGAGGAGAAGCCCGGGCGGCTGACGGAGCTCGCCGCCTCACTGCGCGCCGCCGATCCCTGGGGGGCGGTCGGGCCGGCCGAGCGATGGGTCTTCCTCGGCATGGGCTCGTCCCACTACGCCAACCAGGTCGCGGCCGCCCGGCTGAGGTCCCGGGGCGTTGCCGCGGTCGCCGAGCTGGCTGCCTCCGACCTGCTGCCCATCGTCGGGCCCGGCACCACCGTGGTCGCCGTATCGGCGTCGGGTGGGTCCGCCGAGACCCTCGATGCCGTACGCCGGCTGCGGGCGGCCGGCGACGGCGCGCGGTTCGTGGCGCTGACCAACCGGGCCTCGACCGGCTCGACCACCGCAACGCCGCTGGCGGGGCTGTGCGACGTCGAGGTGGGCCTGGCGGCAGGGGAGGAGCGCGGCGGGGTCGCCTGCCGGTCGTTCCAGCACACGCTGGCGCTGCTGCTGGCGCTCGAGGAGCGGCTGACCGGGTCTCGACTCCGCTCGACCGCCGAGGTGGTCAGCGCGACCGCCGAGGTGGTGGAGCGGGCAGCGGAGGCCTGCGCGCACCTGCTCGACACCCGCGACGAGTGGCTCCCGTCGCTGTCCGCCGCGGCGCTCGGCCCGCAGGGCACCCACGTCGTGGCACCCGCCCGGCGGCTCGGCTCGGCGCTCCAGTCGGCGCTGATGCTGCGTGAGGGTCCGCGGCTGCCGGCGGTCGGCTGCGAGACCGCCGACTGGAGCCACGTCGACGTCTATCTGACCAAGACGACCGACTACCGCCTCGTCCTGCTCGCCGGCTCCCGCTGGGAGCCCGAGCTGCTCGACTGGGTGGGGCAGCGCGGGAGCACGCTGGTCGCGGTCGGCGGCGAGGTGCCCGGGGCGGCGGTCACCGTGCGCTACCCGCACGACGACGTCGACGACGTACGCCTGCTCGCCGAGACGCTGGTCCTCGAGCTGGTCGCGGCGCAGGCGTGGCGAGGGCAGGCCCAGGGCGACTTCGGCGCCTGA
- a CDS encoding CGNR zinc finger domain-containing protein produces the protein MDFVRYAESSAALLNAELTDLDSLVAFLTPRAWLQPQVGERDVIALRRFQRDLRPVFEASSADDPKGVVDGLNALLERHPITPRIADHNPANLHIHVANRAASVADLLVGEALLGLANLVCDLGPTRLGVCAATPCTNVYVDTSPNQSRRYCSDRCSSRANVAAYRARQKAAAG, from the coding sequence GTGGATTTCGTCCGGTACGCCGAGTCGTCGGCAGCGCTGCTCAACGCCGAGCTGACCGACCTCGACTCGCTGGTGGCGTTCCTGACCCCGCGGGCCTGGCTGCAGCCCCAGGTCGGCGAGCGGGACGTGATCGCGCTGCGGCGCTTCCAGCGCGACCTCCGGCCGGTGTTCGAGGCGTCGTCGGCCGACGACCCGAAGGGCGTCGTGGACGGCCTGAACGCGCTGCTCGAGCGGCACCCGATCACCCCGCGGATCGCCGACCACAACCCGGCCAACCTGCACATCCACGTCGCCAACCGGGCCGCCAGCGTCGCCGACCTGCTCGTCGGCGAGGCTCTCCTGGGGCTCGCCAACCTGGTCTGCGACCTCGGCCCGACCCGCCTCGGCGTCTGCGCGGCCACGCCCTGCACCAACGTGTACGTCGACACCTCGCCGAACCAGTCGCGGCGCTACTGCTCGGACCGCTGCTCCTCACGGGCCAACGTGGCGGCCTACCGGGCCCGGCAGAAGGCCGCCGCGGGCTGA